DNA from Dietzia lutea:
ACCAGCGCGGGCCGACCTCCCGGCCGCTCTCCGGCGCGCGCGGCGAGGATGCCCGCCGCCACCAGCGCGACCGCGGCGGTCTGACCGACCACGGTCAGCGCCCGCAGGACGTTGGAGTTGCCGTAGGCGGGGAAGGAGACGAGCGAGAAGCCGACCAGGACCACGGCGGTGACGGCTGCGGCGAGCAGCGTCGCCGCCCCGGCCAGACCGGGTCCGCGGAGTGCCGGCGGCATGGTCAGAAGGGGAGCTTGCGGAAGATGGGGCGCGGCACGTGCGTGAGCACGGCCATGACCCCGCCGAACGCGGCGGGGGCGAAGACCGCGCCCTTACCGGCGCCGGCGTTCTTCACCGCGATGCGGGCGACCTCCTCCTTGTTGATGGTCAGCGGCGCCTCCTTGACGTGCGCCGACATCCGGGTGCGCACCTGGCCGGGCCGGATCACCAGGACGTCCACCCCGTGCTCGTCGAGTGCGTACCCGAGACCGGTGTAGAAGGAGTCCAGACCCGCCTTGGTGGAGCCGTAGACGAAGTTGGAGCGGCGGGCCCGCAGGCCGGCGGCCGAACTCATGGCGATGATCCGGCCGAAGCCCTGGGCCTTCATCCGCTCGGCGAGCAGCACGCCCACCGAGACCGCGCCGGTGTAGTTGATCTGCGCGATCTGGACGGCCTTGCGCTGGTCGGACCAGAGTTCCTCGTTCTCCCCGAGGAGGCCGAACGCGACGATCGCCACGTCGACGTCCCCGCCGGCGAAGATCGTCTCGAACGCCGCCGGGTGCGTGTCGGTGGCCGCGGCGTCGAAGTCCACGACCTCCACGGCGCTCGCGCCGGCGGCCGTCATCTCCGCCCGCGCGTCCTCCACACCGGGGTCACCGGGCAGGCAGGCCAGGATCACGCGCATCGGGCCCTGCTGCAGGTACTCGGCGCAGATGGCCAGGCCGATCTCGGAGGTTCCACCGAGCAGGAGCAGGGTCTGGGGGACGCCGACGGCATTGATCATGGGCAGGAGTCTACCGAGGGCGTCCGACACCGCCGGGGGCGCTCACCCGGTCAGAGCAGTTCGAGCCGCCGGCCCATGTCGGAGGCGAACACCCCGTGGGGGTCGATGCCGCGGCGGGTGGCGATCCACGAGTCGATCTCGGGGTACATGGCGTGGAACCGCTCGGCCGGGACGCGCGAGTCCTTGGCCGTGTAGAGCCGCCCGCCCATCGACATGACCTTGGCGTCGAGGTGGTTGACGAAGCTGTTGAGCCGGTCGTTGATGGGGAAGTCCACGCACACGTTCCAGCCCTCCATGGGGAAGGACAGCGGGGCCTGGTTCCCGGGGCCGAACAGCTTGAACACGTTGAGGAACGAGTAGTGCCCCGAGCGCTGGATGTCGCCGATGATCTCCTTGAAACCCTCGACCGCGCCCGGCGGGACGATGAACTGGTACTGCAGGAACCCCTTGGATCCGTACGCCCGGTTCCACTCCGAGAACAGGTCGAGCATGTGGTAGAACGCCGGCAGCGTCTTGATCTGGTTCCGCGACGTCCCGCCGAGGCGGTAGTAGACCTCGCCGATGGGGCCGAAGGTGTACTTGTTGGCCAGGCCGTTGGGGAACACGTCCGGGAACGTGATGAGCGGCTTGGCGTCCATCGCCAGCGGGTTCTTCGCCAGCTTCGGCGCGTACTCCTCGAGCTGGGCGAGCGTGGCGAGCGAGCCGCGGGAGACCGCCGCGCGGCCGAGCTTCGGCGGCGCGCTGATCGCGTCGAACCACGCGGACGAGTAGGTGTATTTCGACTCTGACCCGTCGGTGTGCAGGGCGATCGTCTCGTCGAGCGAGCCGGTCTGGTCGGAGTCGGCCAGGAAGTAGGCGGTCTCGGTGCGGGTCATGGAGATCCACACCTTGAGGATGATGCCGGTGAGTCCGTTGCCGCCGACGGTGGCCCAGAACAGCGTGCCGTCGGGGTCGTCGGCGGAGCCGCCCGGCTCGAGCGTGAGCACGCGGCCGTCCGCGACCAGCAGTTCCATGCGCGTGACGTGGTTGCCGAATGAGCCGGCGGAGTGGTGGTTCTTGCCGTGGATGTCGTGGCCGATCGCGCCGCCGACGGTCACCTGCCTCGTGCCCGGCAGGACCGGCACCCACAGTCCGAACGGCAGGGCCGCCCGCATGAGCTGGTCGAGGTTGACGCCCGCGTCGACCACGGCCAGCGCCCTCTCGGCGTTGAGCTCGTGGATGCGGTTGAACCGGCTCATGTCCACGACGAGCCCGCCGGAGTTCTGGGCGCTGTCGCCGTACGAGCGGCCGAGCCCGCGGGCGACCACGCCGCGCCGCAGGTGGGCCGGGGAGGAGGCGTTGGAGTCGTTGACCGCCGCGACGGCCGCGGAGATCTCGTCGACCGAGCGCGGGGTCAGCACGTGGCTCAACGCCGGGGCGGTGCGGCCCCAGCCGGTCAGGCGCCGGAGCTCGGTGTCCAGCGCGGTCGGGGCCGGTGTGGTGTTCTGCGCGGTGCTCACGCGGTCGAGGTTACCGCTCGCCGGCGTCGGAGCCCTCCCGCGACGTCCCCGCCGGGCACCCGCGGCGGCCCGCACGCCACGCCCGCCGCGGCCGGTGTGCACTCAGCCAGCGCGACCGCGCCGACATACGCTGCGTCTTCGACTTACGCGCCCGCCGTGGTCGATTCCGCCAGCGCAACCCCGCCGAATCTGGCGAAGAGCCAGCGTAGGGCGATGAGGCAGCGCATCCGGTGCCGGTCGCGCTGGCGGTCTGCTCGGCCCGCCGGGCCCGCGGGTGCTTCGCCCTCGGAGCGGCTACCGCGCTGCGGACCCACCGCGCTGCGGACCTACCGCTCTGTGGACCCGCCGCTCTGTGGACCCGCCGCGCTGCGGATCGACCGCAGGGCGGATCAACGCCGCTGACCCCGCCGTCCGCCACCGCGGACCTCTCCGACCCGCGCCGGTCAGTCGGGCCTGCAGCCGGAGGTGAAGGGGACGCCGCGGGCACGGTCGTCGACCCAGTCCAACGCCGGGCCGACCGCGGTGTACGCCGCGAGGATGTGCTCGCCGGGTACCGGCGTGTACTCGACGTCGGCACCGGCCGCGCACCACTCGTCCGCCAGCCGGCGGGCCGTCCACTCGGGGACGAACAGGTCGCCCGGCCCCTGCGAGGAGCCCGGGCCGGGGCCGATCGGGGCGGCGGCGTCACCGTGCCAGACCTGGACCGGCCCGGTCGGCACCTCCCGCGGGTCCGCGCCGTGGGCGGGATCGGGGGTGCCCAGGCGGTTGCGGGTCAGGACGGCCGCGACCGTGGGGTCGGTGCGGGGGTCGACGTCGGTCAGCGCGGACAGCGGCGCCGGGATGAGCCCGCCGGCGGTGTTGGCGGCGGCGCAGGCGTCGCGGAGGTGGTGCGCGATCACGTCGCCGGTGTCGTTGAGCAGCGGGTACAGCTCGGGGTACTCGCGCGCCAGGCCCAGGACGGCGGCGCGGTAGAGGCCGGAGGCGATCGTGCCGTCCATCGTGTCGAACAGGTCGGAGTAGTCGGAGGGCACGCCGCCGACCGATGAGCCGACGAGCACGCCGGTCAGCTCGGGGGCGTACACGGGTTGCAGCTGGGCGGCCCAGCCCGTGGCGATGCCGCCGCCGGAGTAGCCGACCTGCACGACGCGCGAGTCGGCGAACAACGGGCCGGCGTCACCGGGCGGGACGAAGGCGCGGGCGGCGCGGATCCCGTCGAGGACCGCGCGGCCGTTGGCGCGCCCCGCCGCATAGGCCGCCTTGGGCCCCTGGAAGTCGGTGACGACCAGGCCGTAGCCGCGGTCGGCGAGGATCTGCAGGAACGGCGGGAGTTCGAGGTTGAACGTGTGCGGCAGCGTGTGGGACGGCATGCACGTCAGGCCGAGCGAGTCGATCGTGACGTTGAACGACACGAGCGGCCGCGGACCGGGCCCGGGCCACTGGGTGGCGGGCTCGATGAGGGTCGACACTATCTGCTGCGGGCGGTCGTGGGAGTCGGTGCTCTGGACCAGGACCTGCCAGCCGCGGCCGAAGTTGCGGACGTTGTGCGGCGGGATCGTCACGTCCCGCGAGGCGAGGATCGTCCCCGGGGCGGTCGCGGGGTCCACGGCCGGCGGCGACGAGTACCACGGGTCCGGGGACGGGCTGGGCAGGTAGCGCTCGGGCGTGCGCTCGTGCTCGGGAACGGGCCGGAGCGCGGCGAACGGATCGGGGACCGCGCCCCCGTACGACGCCGCGCCCGCGGACGGCGCCGCGCCCGCGGACGGCGCCGCGCCCGCGGACGGCGCCGCGACCGCGGACGGCGCCGCCCCCGCGGACGGTGCCGTACCGGTGGGCTGAGCGGCCCCGGCGGGCGACGCGGAGAGCGCGCACGCCAGCGCCAGAAGTGCCGCCGCGACCGCGCGGCCGGAACGGAGGGGACGCCGCGACCTCATACGCTCACGGTATACGGCGCGGTCAGCGGCGGACGCGTCGCGCGCGCCGGGGGTGACCGGCGCGCGCGAACCGCGGGTACGGAGGTGGGCTCGCCCTACGCGGAGCCGCGGGTGGCGGGCGTCGACAGGACGACGCGTCCGGTGGGCGTGTACGACGGCGACGCCGGGCGGCGGTTGGGCGTGCGCAGCGGCGACGACGGCGGGATCGCCCGCCCGGTTGGCGTGTAGGAGAACGCGGTCGGCGCGTTGTTCATGGCGGGACTGCGGTACTGCGACATGGGACTCACTCCTGGTCGTGGAAGGACGACGGCCCCGGCTCGTCACCGCTGGGGCGGGACGACGACGGGGGTCGTTCGGGTGCGTGCGGGTGGAGGCGACGGCGGCTCACCCGGGGAGAAGGCGCGGACCTCGTGGTGTGGGCGCCGAGAAGAGATGGGGTGTGCCGCGAGCGGATCGCTCCAGCGGGGTCGGACGTGGTCGGCGGAGGTGTCGCCGGACGGTTCGACCGGAAACGGGCCGGTGTGCCCGCGATGGAGAAAAGGATGACACGCCCGCCGGTGCCGCACAAGCCCCTGTGTGGATGTTCACTCGTCGGAGCCGCGGCCTACCCTGTGCTGGTGAGTTCTTCCCCGAGAGACGCCGACGCCAGGAGCGACTCCGCCGATCCCGCCGACCCGGTCGATCCCGCCGATTCCGTCCTGGACTCGCTGCGGGGCGCCGTGGACCCGCTCGAGGCGCACCGCGAGTCCGACCCGCGGGAGGGCACCGATCTCAGGACGCAGATCGTGCGGTTCTTCCTCACCGGGGTGCTGTCGGCGGTCGTCGACTACGGCCTGCTCCAGCTGCTCATGCTGGCCGGCCTGGGCCACGGCCCTGCCAAGGCGCTGTCGTTCGTCGCGGGCACGCTCACCGCGTACGGCATCAACCGCCGGTGGACGTTCCGGGCCGAGCCGTCGCGGGCGCGCTTCATCGCCACGATGTGCCTGTACGCCCTCATGTTCGGCGTGCAGTGGGGTCTGTTCATGGTCCTCGTGCCGTTCTTCCACGGCCTGGACTGGAGCACCTTCTGGGCCACGACCATCGGGTACGTCATCGCCCAGGGCGTCGCGACGGTCACCAACTTCATCGTCCAGCGGACCGTGATCTTCCGGGTCCGCTGACCGGCATGTCCGTCGCGCTCCTGCTCGCCGCCGCGCTGGCGCTGCTGGTGGTGCCAGGCGCGCTGATCTGCCTGGCTGCCGGCGCGCGGTGGCGGGACGCTCTCGCCGCGGGCCCCGCCCTGACCACAGCGGTGGTGGCGGTGGGGTGCGCGGTCACGGCCGCCGCCGACGTGCGGTGGGACCTCGCCTCGGCGGGCGTGACCGCCCTCGTGGGGTTGCTCGGCGCCGCCGCGCTCGGTATCGCCGCCCGGGTCACCGACCGGGGGAGGTGGCGGCGGGGCGAGGGGTCCGATGACGACGACGAGGTGCGCGGTCGCGGGCCGGGCCCGGGGGTGGCCGACCTCGTCGTCGTCGCCCTGGCCCTCGTCCCGGCGGTCCAGGTCCTCGTCGCCACCCGCGGTCTCGCGGCCATCCCGCAGGGCTGGGACGCCATCTTCCACGGCGGCGCCACGCGGTTCATCGCCGAGACCGGGCTGGCCGGTCTCACCGACCTCGCGCCGGTGAGCCAGCCCGCCAACCCGCACTTCTTCTACCCGGACACCTATCACGCCCTGGCCTCCCTGCTGCTGGGCGTCGGCGGCGGGCTGCCGGAGGCCCTCAACGCCGTCTCGGCGGTCACGGGCGTGGTGTTCGTGCTGGGCGTCGCGGTGCTGGCGGGGCGGCTGTGCGGCGGGTCGAGGCTCGCGGCGGTCGGCGCGGCGGTCGTGGCGGGCGCGGCGTGGACCTTCCCGTACCTCGCGCTGGGCCGCGGACCGGTGCTGCCGTTCGCGCTGGGCGTGGCGGTGATCCCGGGCCTGGTCCTGCTGGGCGAGCAGCTCGCCGCGCGGCGGCCGTGCATGATGGCGCACGCGCTGCTGCTCGGGGCGGGCACGGCGGGGGCGTGGTCGGTGCACCCGTCGGTGGCGCTCGCCGCGGCGATCCCGCTGGCCGGCCAGGCCGTCGCCGGGTTGGTCGCCGCGCCCGGCACGCGGCCGAGCCTCGCGGTCCTCGGTGGCTTCGCGCTGGCAGCGGTCGCGGCGGCCCCGTACGTGCTGTGGTCGGCGACGATGGTCTCGGCCGGGACCACCGAGTCGCTCGCCGGGTTCTCGTGGCCGCGCGAGGTGGGCGTGCCGCGCGCGGTGGCCGGTGTGTTCGACCTCGGGCCCACCGCGCTGTCCTCGATCGGCATGGCGGTCGCGGTGCTCGTGGGCCTGGCGGTGGCGGTCGCCGACCCGCGGCGGCGGCGCCCGCTCGCCGCCCCCGCCGCCGCGCTCGTGGCCTACGGGGCGCTGTACGTCCTGGCCGCGGCGGTGCACGGCGACTGGGTGCGCGCGCTCACCGGCTTCTGGTGGGACGACTTCTACCGGTTCTCCTCCCTGCTGGTGCTGCCGTCGGCCGTGCTGGCCGGCGCGGGCGTGCGGGCGCTCGTCCCGCGCGGCTCGGTCCGCCGCCCGGCCGCTCGGACCGGTGTCGTGGTGGTGACCGTGCTGGGGCTGCTCACGGTCTCCGGGCACGCGGTCCTGGCCCGCGACCTGCGGGTGTGGGGCTACGACGACGGCCCGGCGGTCAACGACCGCGAACGTGCGGTGCTCGACGCGCTGGGGGAGCGGCACGAGGGCGGCGTGGTCCTGGGCGACCCGTTCGACGGCACCGCGTGGGCGTACGCGCTGCACGGGGTGCCCGTGGTGTTCGGCGCGCCGCTCGCCGACGACCCGGTCGCGCAGGTCGGCGCCGACCGCATGACCCTGTACACCTCGATGAACCGCTACGGCTTCGACCCGTCGGTCACGCACGAGGTGCTGCGACAGGACGTGCGCTGGGTGATCGTCGGCACCGGCGTCGTGGGCGGGCCGGGGCGGCCGGGCGGGTTCATCGGGCTCGACCTCAACCCCCACCTGCGGCTCGTCGAGGGCAACTCTGGCGCCCGGTTGTACGAGGTCCTGCCGGTGCCCGCGGACCACCCGCCGCTTCTGCCGCCGCCGGGGATCCCCCCGTTCACCCCGCCCGTGCAGCCCCCGAACACCGACTCACCGGTCGTCGACGCGGCGGGCGCCGGGCCGGCGACTAGCCTGGACGGCGCGACCGGGCCCTGAGCGGCCCGCCGCCGCGCGGCCCCCACGGGCCGTGTCCCCCGCACCGACCCCACCAGGAGCGCATCGCCTCATGGACGCCACCACCGTGACCGCCGCGGGCCCCGACACCGCCGCCCCGCAGCCCGAGCGCGACCTGCTGCTCCAGCGCACGCTGTTCTCGGGCCCGCGCCGGTGGGTCAACGACGACCTGTACTCGCGCATCGTGCGCGGGGTCGTGCGTCGTACCCGCGCCGAGCTGCACCTGGACGCCGGCGCGATCGTCGACACCAACACCTACTTCGGCCGGTTCGAGGCCTCGTACTGGCAGCGGTGGACCTGGGTCACCGAGCTCACCGTGCGCGTGTCCGTGGAGACGACCGGGCAGCTGGACGTGCTGGTCCGCGCCTCCGACATCGGCTCCCACGTGCGGACGGTGGACGT
Protein-coding regions in this window:
- a CDS encoding decaprenylphospho-beta-D-erythro-pentofuranosid-2-ulose 2-reductase translates to MINAVGVPQTLLLLGGTSEIGLAICAEYLQQGPMRVILACLPGDPGVEDARAEMTAAGASAVEVVDFDAAATDTHPAAFETIFAGGDVDVAIVAFGLLGENEELWSDQRKAVQIAQINYTGAVSVGVLLAERMKAQGFGRIIAMSSAAGLRARRSNFVYGSTKAGLDSFYTGLGYALDEHGVDVLVIRPGQVRTRMSAHVKEAPLTINKEEVARIAVKNAGAGKGAVFAPAAFGGVMAVLTHVPRPIFRKLPF
- a CDS encoding FAD-binding oxidoreductase, whose product is MSTAQNTTPAPTALDTELRRLTGWGRTAPALSHVLTPRSVDEISAAVAAVNDSNASSPAHLRRGVVARGLGRSYGDSAQNSGGLVVDMSRFNRIHELNAERALAVVDAGVNLDQLMRAALPFGLWVPVLPGTRQVTVGGAIGHDIHGKNHHSAGSFGNHVTRMELLVADGRVLTLEPGGSADDPDGTLFWATVGGNGLTGIILKVWISMTRTETAYFLADSDQTGSLDETIALHTDGSESKYTYSSAWFDAISAPPKLGRAAVSRGSLATLAQLEEYAPKLAKNPLAMDAKPLITFPDVFPNGLANKYTFGPIGEVYYRLGGTSRNQIKTLPAFYHMLDLFSEWNRAYGSKGFLQYQFIVPPGAVEGFKEIIGDIQRSGHYSFLNVFKLFGPGNQAPLSFPMEGWNVCVDFPINDRLNSFVNHLDAKVMSMGGRLYTAKDSRVPAERFHAMYPEIDSWIATRRGIDPHGVFASDMGRRLELL
- a CDS encoding lipase family protein; amino-acid sequence: MRSRRPLRSGRAVAAALLALACALSASPAGAAQPTGTAPSAGAAPSAVAAPSAGAAPSAGAAPSAGAASYGGAVPDPFAALRPVPEHERTPERYLPSPSPDPWYSSPPAVDPATAPGTILASRDVTIPPHNVRNFGRGWQVLVQSTDSHDRPQQIVSTLIEPATQWPGPGPRPLVSFNVTIDSLGLTCMPSHTLPHTFNLELPPFLQILADRGYGLVVTDFQGPKAAYAAGRANGRAVLDGIRAARAFVPPGDAGPLFADSRVVQVGYSGGGIATGWAAQLQPVYAPELTGVLVGSSVGGVPSDYSDLFDTMDGTIASGLYRAAVLGLAREYPELYPLLNDTGDVIAHHLRDACAAANTAGGLIPAPLSALTDVDPRTDPTVAAVLTRNRLGTPDPAHGADPREVPTGPVQVWHGDAAAPIGPGPGSSQGPGDLFVPEWTARRLADEWCAAGADVEYTPVPGEHILAAYTAVGPALDWVDDRARGVPFTSGCRPD
- a CDS encoding GtrA family protein, whose protein sequence is MLVSSSPRDADARSDSADPADPVDPADSVLDSLRGAVDPLEAHRESDPREGTDLRTQIVRFFLTGVLSAVVDYGLLQLLMLAGLGHGPAKALSFVAGTLTAYGINRRWTFRAEPSRARFIATMCLYALMFGVQWGLFMVLVPFFHGLDWSTFWATTIGYVIAQGVATVTNFIVQRTVIFRVR
- a CDS encoding DUF6541 family protein — its product is MSVALLLAAALALLVVPGALICLAAGARWRDALAAGPALTTAVVAVGCAVTAAADVRWDLASAGVTALVGLLGAAALGIAARVTDRGRWRRGEGSDDDDEVRGRGPGPGVADLVVVALALVPAVQVLVATRGLAAIPQGWDAIFHGGATRFIAETGLAGLTDLAPVSQPANPHFFYPDTYHALASLLLGVGGGLPEALNAVSAVTGVVFVLGVAVLAGRLCGGSRLAAVGAAVVAGAAWTFPYLALGRGPVLPFALGVAVIPGLVLLGEQLAARRPCMMAHALLLGAGTAGAWSVHPSVALAAAIPLAGQAVAGLVAAPGTRPSLAVLGGFALAAVAAAPYVLWSATMVSAGTTESLAGFSWPREVGVPRAVAGVFDLGPTALSSIGMAVAVLVGLAVAVADPRRRRPLAAPAAALVAYGALYVLAAAVHGDWVRALTGFWWDDFYRFSSLLVLPSAVLAGAGVRALVPRGSVRRPAARTGVVVVTVLGLLTVSGHAVLARDLRVWGYDDGPAVNDRERAVLDALGERHEGGVVLGDPFDGTAWAYALHGVPVVFGAPLADDPVAQVGADRMTLYTSMNRYGFDPSVTHEVLRQDVRWVIVGTGVVGGPGRPGGFIGLDLNPHLRLVEGNSGARLYEVLPVPADHPPLLPPPGIPPFTPPVQPPNTDSPVVDAAGAGPATSLDGATGP